One genomic window of Branchiostoma floridae strain S238N-H82 chromosome 4, Bfl_VNyyK, whole genome shotgun sequence includes the following:
- the LOC118414827 gene encoding grpE protein homolog 1, mitochondrial-like: MTLLHCTKLRHLRSPGKMAAPCRTVLRSVTNFTSAALFRSTKPRYSTRYLATTATETSKAEDAETAKSETPAEGETSPADKKLTEEKAKLDKELKEYKDKYVRALAETENVRQRMKQQLADSKLYAIQGFCKDLLEVADVLQKATETVPAEEMKNNPTLKTLFEGLKMTETQMQKVFSRNGLEMLNPVGEKFDPNFHEALFMAPMEGKEPGTVAVVSKVGYTLHSRVIRPALVGVVKAP, translated from the exons ATGACGCTGCTGCACTGCACCAAGTTACGTCACCTCAGATCACCAGGAAAAATGGCTGCGCCCTGTCGGACCGTGCTCCGTTCCGTAACAAATTTTACCTCTGCTGCTCTGTTTAGAAGCACAAAACCAAG ATACAGCACAAGATACCTGGCCACAACAGCTACAGAGACCTCCAAGGCTGAAGACGCTGAGACAGCCAAGTCAGAAACACCTGCAGAAGGGGAGACGTCTCCTGCTGACAAGAAGCTGACAGAAGAAAAGGCAAAGCTAGATAAAGAACTAAAGGAATACAAG GACAAGTATGTCCGGGCCCTCGCTGAAACGGAGAACGTGCGACAGCGTATGAAGCAGCAGCTCGCCGACTCCAAGCTCTACGCGATCCAGGGCTTCTGCAAGGACCTGCTGGAAGTCGCGGACGTACTTCAGAAAGCGACAGAAACCGTCCCCGCGGAAGAGATGAAAAACAACCCCACCCTCAAGACGCTCTTCGAGGGGTTGAAAATGACGGAGACACAAATGCAGAAGGTTTTCAGCCGTAACGGTCTGGAGATGTTGAACCCTGTCGGAGAGAAGTTTGACCCGAACTTTCACGAAGCGCTCTTCATGGCGCCGATGGAGGGAAAGGAACCGGGCACAGTCGCGGTCGTGTCAAAGGTCGGGTACACGTTACACAGCCGCGTGATTAGGCCTGCGCTAGTAGGAGTGGTCAAAGCACCTTAG